The Juglans regia cultivar Chandler chromosome 2, Walnut 2.0, whole genome shotgun sequence genome includes a window with the following:
- the LOC118347739 gene encoding LEAF RUST 10 DISEASE-RESISTANCE LOCUS RECEPTOR-LIKE PROTEIN KINASE-like 2.2 isoform X1, whose translation MIHSVNMLSLSMARGIMSFPAVLTTLFVLLLFHQTCSVKDIHLTEAANGTCSPSCGSIQNISYPFRLMEDPPNCGDQRYNLSCENNITFLYLYGGKYYVREINYSDYSIRVVDSGIQRANFSSIPRYFLTRYNFSYMDPYSDYYSETTSMAFLSCEKQVINSQYSYFNFPTNCSENRVYSTKYSSSSSQMHRYVTYHVYINPEMVEESCRLELISLISHGYTEAAPSCEKIHNELLYGFRLSWFRVYCEYCDGCDYDEDANKIQCYNYTTKGFFERLEEVYNGVMNGLGGALYVLTRGKLPDALFAAVHYHHDWTSQAAAPIKWIILVLYLGLYLGAKLVIGTPIVVAFLIYKWRRRHLSMYDAIEDFLQSHNNLAPIRYSYPQIRKMSKNFKDKLGEGGYGTVFKGTLRSGRLVAIKILTKSKANGQDFINEVATIGRIHHVNVVQLIGFCVEGSKRALVYEFMSKGSLNDHIFMKEGSILISYKKMHEIALGVARGIEYLHRGCDIRILHFDIKPHNILLDENLHPKLSDFGLAKSYPIDDSIVSLTAARGTFGYMAPEFFYKNIGGISYKADVYSFGMLLMEMAGRRKNLNAYAEHSSQIYFPTWVYDQLHDGNDIEMEEYATKEEEEIGKLMIIVALWCIQMKPSDRPSMNKVVEMLEGEVGSLQLPPKPLFSLPEQQIEHNVEIPNQHCLSMHSNESSQSSSTQS comes from the exons ATGATTCATTCAGTCaatatgctctctctctcaatggcAAGAGGAATCATGAGCTTCCCTGCAGTATTGACAACCCTTTTCGTTCTTTTGCTATTTCATCAAACTTGCAGTGTTAAGGATATTCATCTTACCGAGGCAGCAAACGGTACTTGTTCTCCTTCTTGTGGCAGTATCCAAAACATAAGCTATCCATTTCGATTAATGGAGGATCCACCAAACTGCGGCGACCAAAGGTATAACCTGTCATGTGAGAACAACATTACTTTCTTATACTTATATGGTGGAAAGTACTATGTTCGGGAAATCAATTACAGTGACTACTCAATCCGAGTAGTAGACTCGGGTATTCAGAGGGCTAATTTctcctctatccctcgttattttctAACCCGTTATAATTTTAGTTATATGGATCCATATTCAGATTATTACTCAGAAACGACTAGTATGGCTTTCTTGAGCTGTGAAAAGCAAGTGATTAATTCACAGTACTCTTATTTCAACTTTCCAACTAATTGCTCTGAGAACAGAGTATATTCTACCAAGTACTCTTCATCATCTTCCCAGATGCATAGATATGTtacatatcatgtatatataaatccaGAGATGGTGGAGGAATCTTGCCGACTAGAGCTAATATCCCTAATATCCCATGGATATACAGAAGCAGCTCCTTCCTGCGAAAAGATCCACAACGAATTGTTATATGGTTTTAGGCTTTCTTGGTTCCGAGTTTATTGTGAATATTGCGACGGTTGCGACTACGATGAGGACGCGAATAAAATTCAATGCTATAATTATACTACCAAAG GATTCTTCGAAAGACTTGAGGAGGTATACAATG GTGTTATGAACGGACTTGGGGGAGCATTGTACGTCCTAA CACGAGGAAAGTTACCTGACGCCCTATTTGCAGCAGTACATTACCACCATGATTGGACATCGCAAG CTGCTGCACCCATAAAGTGGATTATACTGGTTTTATATCTGG GGCTATACCTTGGAGCAAAACTGGTAATAGGGACTCCAATTGTGGTTGCATTCTTGATCTATAAATGGCGAAGGAGGCATTTGTCAATGTATGATGCTATTGAAGACTTTCTACAAAGTCACAACAATCTCGCGCCGATAAGATATTCATACCCACAAATTAGGAAGATGAGCAAGAATTTCAAGGACAAACTAGGTGAAGGAGGTTATGGAACTGTATTTAAAGGAACACTTCGAAGTGGCCGACTTGTGGCAATAAAGATATTAACTAAGAGCAAAGCTAATGGGCAAGACTTTATCAATGAGGTTGCAACCATTGGAAGAATTCATCATGTTAATGTAGTGCAActcattggtttttgtgttgAAGGATCAAAGCGTGCTCTTGTATATGAGTTCATGTCTAAAGGGTCTCTGAATGACCATATTTTTATGAAAGAAGGAAGTATCCTCATAAGCTACAAGAAAATGCATGAAATTGCTCTAGGGGTGGCTCGTGGGATCGAATACCTACATCGAGGTTGTGACATACGGATTTTGCATTTTGATATAAAGCCTCACAACATTCTTCTTGACGAGAATCTTCATCCCAAGCTTTCTGACTTTGGTTTAGCAAAATCATATCCAATAGATGATAGCATTGTTTCTTTGACTGCTGCAAGGGGAACGTTTGGATACATGGCTCCCgagtttttctataaaaatattggAGGCATCTCATACAAAGCTGATGTCTATAGTTTTGGAATGTTATTGATGGAAATGGCAGGTAGAAGAAAGAATTTGAACGCATATGCAGAACATTCGAGCCAAATCTACTTTCCCACATGGGTCTACGACCAATTGCATGATGGAAATGATATAGAAATGGAGGAATATGCCAcaaaggaggaagaggaaataGGCAAGTTGATGATCATAGTTGCTTTATGGTGTATACAGATGAAGCCTAGTGATCGTCCTTCTATGAACAAAGTGGTAGAAATGCTTGAAGGGGAAGTTGGATCCTTGCAACTACCTCCTAAGCCTTTATTTTCATTACCAGAGCAACAAATTGAGCATAACGTGGAGATTCCAAATCAACATTGCTTATCAATGCATTCAAATGAATCAAGTCAGTCCAGTAGTACTCAATCGTAG
- the LOC118347653 gene encoding cytosolic isocitrate dehydrogenase [NADP]-like, with translation MATMQASMNTAYEKKWPLYLSTKNTIMKKYDERFKDIFQEVYEANWKSKFEAAGILYEHQLIDDMVAYALKSEGGYVWACKNYDGDVQSDFLAQGIPGYPGRNSDEHSYWKYMELISVGKSKSTKATAVKMSHVFKLERKSDGWAAASTMIEGIQRISRLEDDVVQISNGKV, from the exons ATGGCAACCATGCAG GCTTCCATGAACACTGCCTATGAGAAGAAGTGGCCACTTTATCTTAGCACAAAGAACACTATTATGAAGAAGTATGATGAAAG ATTCAAGGACATATTTCAAGAAGTTTATGAGGCCAATTGGAAATCGAAGTTTGAGGCTGCTGGCATATT GTACGAGCACCAACTCATTGATGATATGGTGGCTTATGCTCTCAAGAGTGAAGGAGGTTATGTATGGGCATGCAAGAACTATGATGGTGATGTCCAGAGTGATTTCTTAGCCCAAG GTATACCTGGGTACCCAGGTCGTAATTCAGATGAACACTCATACTGGAAGTATATGGAG CTTATAAGTGTAGGAAAGAGTAAATCCACGAAAGCCACAGCGGTCAAGATGTCTCATGTCTTTAAGCTGGAAAGGAAATCGGACGGCTGGGCCGCTGCCTCCACAAT GATTGAAGGAATACAACGTATTAGCAGGTTGGAGGACGACGTCGTGCAAATCTCAAACGGGAAAGTCTAG
- the LOC118347739 gene encoding rust resistance kinase Lr10-like isoform X3, whose protein sequence is MAFLSCEKQVINSQYSYFNFPTNCSENRVYSTKYSSSSSQMHRYVTYHVYINPEMVEESCRLELISLISHGYTEAAPSCEKIHNELLYGFRLSWFRVYCEYCDGCDYDEDANKIQCYNYTTKGFFERLEEVYNGVMNGLGGALYVLTRGKLPDALFAAVHYHHDWTSQAAAPIKWIILVLYLGLYLGAKLVIGTPIVVAFLIYKWRRRHLSMYDAIEDFLQSHNNLAPIRYSYPQIRKMSKNFKDKLGEGGYGTVFKGTLRSGRLVAIKILTKSKANGQDFINEVATIGRIHHVNVVQLIGFCVEGSKRALVYEFMSKGSLNDHIFMKEGSILISYKKMHEIALGVARGIEYLHRGCDIRILHFDIKPHNILLDENLHPKLSDFGLAKSYPIDDSIVSLTAARGTFGYMAPEFFYKNIGGISYKADVYSFGMLLMEMAGRRKNLNAYAEHSSQIYFPTWVYDQLHDGNDIEMEEYATKEEEEIGKLMIIVALWCIQMKPSDRPSMNKVVEMLEGEVGSLQLPPKPLFSLPEQQIEHNVEIPNQHCLSMHSNESSQSSSTQS, encoded by the exons ATGGCTTTCTTGAGCTGTGAAAAGCAAGTGATTAATTCACAGTACTCTTATTTCAACTTTCCAACTAATTGCTCTGAGAACAGAGTATATTCTACCAAGTACTCTTCATCATCTTCCCAGATGCATAGATATGTtacatatcatgtatatataaatccaGAGATGGTGGAGGAATCTTGCCGACTAGAGCTAATATCCCTAATATCCCATGGATATACAGAAGCAGCTCCTTCCTGCGAAAAGATCCACAACGAATTGTTATATGGTTTTAGGCTTTCTTGGTTCCGAGTTTATTGTGAATATTGCGACGGTTGCGACTACGATGAGGACGCGAATAAAATTCAATGCTATAATTATACTACCAAAG GATTCTTCGAAAGACTTGAGGAGGTATACAATG GTGTTATGAACGGACTTGGGGGAGCATTGTACGTCCTAA CACGAGGAAAGTTACCTGACGCCCTATTTGCAGCAGTACATTACCACCATGATTGGACATCGCAAG CTGCTGCACCCATAAAGTGGATTATACTGGTTTTATATCTGG GGCTATACCTTGGAGCAAAACTGGTAATAGGGACTCCAATTGTGGTTGCATTCTTGATCTATAAATGGCGAAGGAGGCATTTGTCAATGTATGATGCTATTGAAGACTTTCTACAAAGTCACAACAATCTCGCGCCGATAAGATATTCATACCCACAAATTAGGAAGATGAGCAAGAATTTCAAGGACAAACTAGGTGAAGGAGGTTATGGAACTGTATTTAAAGGAACACTTCGAAGTGGCCGACTTGTGGCAATAAAGATATTAACTAAGAGCAAAGCTAATGGGCAAGACTTTATCAATGAGGTTGCAACCATTGGAAGAATTCATCATGTTAATGTAGTGCAActcattggtttttgtgttgAAGGATCAAAGCGTGCTCTTGTATATGAGTTCATGTCTAAAGGGTCTCTGAATGACCATATTTTTATGAAAGAAGGAAGTATCCTCATAAGCTACAAGAAAATGCATGAAATTGCTCTAGGGGTGGCTCGTGGGATCGAATACCTACATCGAGGTTGTGACATACGGATTTTGCATTTTGATATAAAGCCTCACAACATTCTTCTTGACGAGAATCTTCATCCCAAGCTTTCTGACTTTGGTTTAGCAAAATCATATCCAATAGATGATAGCATTGTTTCTTTGACTGCTGCAAGGGGAACGTTTGGATACATGGCTCCCgagtttttctataaaaatattggAGGCATCTCATACAAAGCTGATGTCTATAGTTTTGGAATGTTATTGATGGAAATGGCAGGTAGAAGAAAGAATTTGAACGCATATGCAGAACATTCGAGCCAAATCTACTTTCCCACATGGGTCTACGACCAATTGCATGATGGAAATGATATAGAAATGGAGGAATATGCCAcaaaggaggaagaggaaataGGCAAGTTGATGATCATAGTTGCTTTATGGTGTATACAGATGAAGCCTAGTGATCGTCCTTCTATGAACAAAGTGGTAGAAATGCTTGAAGGGGAAGTTGGATCCTTGCAACTACCTCCTAAGCCTTTATTTTCATTACCAGAGCAACAAATTGAGCATAACGTGGAGATTCCAAATCAACATTGCTTATCAATGCATTCAAATGAATCAAGTCAGTCCAGTAGTACTCAATCGTAG
- the LOC118347739 gene encoding rust resistance kinase Lr10-like isoform X2, whose amino-acid sequence MIHSVNMLSLSMARGIMSFPAVLTTLFVLLLFHQTCSVKDIHLTEAANGTCSPSCGSIQNISYPFRLMEDPPNCGDQRVYSTKYSSSSSQMHRYVTYHVYINPEMVEESCRLELISLISHGYTEAAPSCEKIHNELLYGFRLSWFRVYCEYCDGCDYDEDANKIQCYNYTTKGFFERLEEVYNGVMNGLGGALYVLTRGKLPDALFAAVHYHHDWTSQAAAPIKWIILVLYLGLYLGAKLVIGTPIVVAFLIYKWRRRHLSMYDAIEDFLQSHNNLAPIRYSYPQIRKMSKNFKDKLGEGGYGTVFKGTLRSGRLVAIKILTKSKANGQDFINEVATIGRIHHVNVVQLIGFCVEGSKRALVYEFMSKGSLNDHIFMKEGSILISYKKMHEIALGVARGIEYLHRGCDIRILHFDIKPHNILLDENLHPKLSDFGLAKSYPIDDSIVSLTAARGTFGYMAPEFFYKNIGGISYKADVYSFGMLLMEMAGRRKNLNAYAEHSSQIYFPTWVYDQLHDGNDIEMEEYATKEEEEIGKLMIIVALWCIQMKPSDRPSMNKVVEMLEGEVGSLQLPPKPLFSLPEQQIEHNVEIPNQHCLSMHSNESSQSSSTQS is encoded by the exons ATGATTCATTCAGTCaatatgctctctctctcaatggcAAGAGGAATCATGAGCTTCCCTGCAGTATTGACAACCCTTTTCGTTCTTTTGCTATTTCATCAAACTTGCAGTGTTAAGGATATTCATCTTACCGAGGCAGCAAACGGTACTTGTTCTCCTTCTTGTGGCAGTATCCAAAACATAAGCTATCCATTTCGATTAATGGAGGATCCACCAAACTGCGGCGACCAAAG AGTATATTCTACCAAGTACTCTTCATCATCTTCCCAGATGCATAGATATGTtacatatcatgtatatataaatccaGAGATGGTGGAGGAATCTTGCCGACTAGAGCTAATATCCCTAATATCCCATGGATATACAGAAGCAGCTCCTTCCTGCGAAAAGATCCACAACGAATTGTTATATGGTTTTAGGCTTTCTTGGTTCCGAGTTTATTGTGAATATTGCGACGGTTGCGACTACGATGAGGACGCGAATAAAATTCAATGCTATAATTATACTACCAAAG GATTCTTCGAAAGACTTGAGGAGGTATACAATG GTGTTATGAACGGACTTGGGGGAGCATTGTACGTCCTAA CACGAGGAAAGTTACCTGACGCCCTATTTGCAGCAGTACATTACCACCATGATTGGACATCGCAAG CTGCTGCACCCATAAAGTGGATTATACTGGTTTTATATCTGG GGCTATACCTTGGAGCAAAACTGGTAATAGGGACTCCAATTGTGGTTGCATTCTTGATCTATAAATGGCGAAGGAGGCATTTGTCAATGTATGATGCTATTGAAGACTTTCTACAAAGTCACAACAATCTCGCGCCGATAAGATATTCATACCCACAAATTAGGAAGATGAGCAAGAATTTCAAGGACAAACTAGGTGAAGGAGGTTATGGAACTGTATTTAAAGGAACACTTCGAAGTGGCCGACTTGTGGCAATAAAGATATTAACTAAGAGCAAAGCTAATGGGCAAGACTTTATCAATGAGGTTGCAACCATTGGAAGAATTCATCATGTTAATGTAGTGCAActcattggtttttgtgttgAAGGATCAAAGCGTGCTCTTGTATATGAGTTCATGTCTAAAGGGTCTCTGAATGACCATATTTTTATGAAAGAAGGAAGTATCCTCATAAGCTACAAGAAAATGCATGAAATTGCTCTAGGGGTGGCTCGTGGGATCGAATACCTACATCGAGGTTGTGACATACGGATTTTGCATTTTGATATAAAGCCTCACAACATTCTTCTTGACGAGAATCTTCATCCCAAGCTTTCTGACTTTGGTTTAGCAAAATCATATCCAATAGATGATAGCATTGTTTCTTTGACTGCTGCAAGGGGAACGTTTGGATACATGGCTCCCgagtttttctataaaaatattggAGGCATCTCATACAAAGCTGATGTCTATAGTTTTGGAATGTTATTGATGGAAATGGCAGGTAGAAGAAAGAATTTGAACGCATATGCAGAACATTCGAGCCAAATCTACTTTCCCACATGGGTCTACGACCAATTGCATGATGGAAATGATATAGAAATGGAGGAATATGCCAcaaaggaggaagaggaaataGGCAAGTTGATGATCATAGTTGCTTTATGGTGTATACAGATGAAGCCTAGTGATCGTCCTTCTATGAACAAAGTGGTAGAAATGCTTGAAGGGGAAGTTGGATCCTTGCAACTACCTCCTAAGCCTTTATTTTCATTACCAGAGCAACAAATTGAGCATAACGTGGAGATTCCAAATCAACATTGCTTATCAATGCATTCAAATGAATCAAGTCAGTCCAGTAGTACTCAATCGTAG